Proteins co-encoded in one Mycobacterium mantenii genomic window:
- a CDS encoding extracellular catalytic domain type 1 short-chain-length polyhydroxyalkanoate depolymerase, translated as MRSRSARAISVSLVAVLAVVLGGCLGGGGHALGTPGAQSIPVGQSTQSIESGGVSRSFHLYRPQGLTDAVPVVVMLHGGFGNGAQAERSYHWDSEADGGHFLVAYPDGLNRAWNAGTCCGEPAHLNTDDVGFINAMVGAIEQQIPVDRARIYVTGMSNGAMMALRLGCQSDTFAAIAPVAGTLLTDCSAARPASVLQIHGTADDRVPYNGGPGKAFAINGSPRVDGPSAESVNATWRAIDGCGTPDSTTAGDVTTRTAGCADGRTVELISVAGAGHQWPGGEPSPLAEKVAGIPAPSTALDATDTIWQFFSQKHR; from the coding sequence ATGCGATCGCGAAGCGCCCGGGCCATCAGCGTTTCCCTCGTCGCCGTCCTGGCCGTCGTGCTCGGCGGGTGCCTCGGCGGCGGCGGCCATGCGCTGGGAACGCCCGGTGCGCAATCGATTCCGGTCGGGCAATCCACCCAAAGCATCGAGTCAGGCGGGGTCAGCCGGAGCTTTCACCTGTACCGGCCGCAGGGGTTGACCGATGCGGTGCCGGTGGTGGTGATGCTGCATGGCGGTTTCGGCAACGGGGCGCAGGCCGAGCGCTCATATCACTGGGACAGCGAGGCCGACGGCGGACATTTCCTGGTCGCCTACCCGGACGGCCTCAACCGCGCCTGGAACGCCGGGACCTGTTGCGGCGAGCCCGCGCACCTCAACACCGACGACGTCGGCTTCATCAACGCCATGGTCGGCGCCATCGAGCAGCAGATCCCGGTCGATCGCGCGCGGATCTATGTCACCGGCATGTCCAACGGCGCCATGATGGCGCTTCGCCTGGGCTGCCAGTCCGATACCTTCGCCGCGATCGCGCCGGTGGCGGGCACCCTGCTGACCGACTGCTCGGCGGCACGGCCGGCATCGGTGCTGCAGATCCACGGCACGGCCGACGACCGAGTGCCGTATAACGGCGGCCCCGGAAAAGCGTTCGCGATCAATGGATCTCCGCGCGTCGACGGCCCATCGGCGGAGTCCGTCAATGCCACCTGGCGCGCTATCGACGGATGCGGGACGCCGGACTCGACCACCGCCGGCGACGTCACGACGCGGACGGCGGGCTGCGCGGACGGGCGCACCGTGGAGTTGATCTCGGTGGCGGGGGCCGGCCATCAATGGCCCGGCGGCGAGCCGAGTCCCCTCGCCGAAAAGGTCGCCGGGATTCCGGCGCCGTCGACGGCGCTGGACGCCACGGACACCATCTGGCAATTCTTCAGCCAAAAACATCGGTAG
- a CDS encoding MarR family winged helix-turn-helix transcriptional regulator, which produces MRQPLHPNWQPTVPALVNMVAASGAPRLRAAFAAAGLDGIRPAQAVALAPLAAGGLHASDLADRLQVSRQAVAQAITGLERHGYVTRVPNPLDARTRTIELTPRGRQALGVMRSNAIDLEQRWEQVLGRRRLSEFRETLQMLLAGQSEAAGE; this is translated from the coding sequence ATGCGACAGCCTCTGCATCCAAACTGGCAGCCCACGGTGCCCGCGCTGGTGAACATGGTGGCCGCGTCCGGGGCGCCGCGGTTGCGGGCGGCGTTTGCCGCGGCGGGCCTCGACGGGATCCGCCCGGCGCAGGCGGTCGCGCTGGCCCCGCTGGCGGCCGGCGGGTTGCATGCCTCCGACCTGGCCGACCGACTCCAGGTGAGCAGGCAGGCGGTGGCCCAGGCGATCACCGGACTGGAGCGACATGGCTATGTCACCCGGGTCCCCAACCCCCTGGACGCGCGGACCCGAACCATCGAGCTGACGCCGCGCGGCCGGCAGGCACTGGGGGTAATGCGTTCGAACGCAATCGATTTGGAGCAGCGATGGGAGCAGGTCCTGGGACGTCGGCGACTAAGCGAATTTCGGGAGACCTTACAGATGCTGCTCGCCGGTCAGAGCGAGGCTGCGGGGGAATAA
- a CDS encoding lipase family protein, translating to MRRAGGVFAALLVIASALVGVGNARADGGDEPRYADFYTPPDPLPPGQPGDVIRTEPSRLVLEPSGQLGAIMATGTRIMYRSTDTRGNPIAVTGTYFEPYNAWPGSGPRPLISYAPGTQGQGNQCAPSRMFNQGIHYSGGWDIMFNYEELFVATMVARGFAIVMTDYEGLGTPSMHTYVGRVAEGQAVLDAARAAMKLPDTSLDPRGPVAFWGYSQGGGATASAAELASAYAPDLHIVGTYAGAPPANLKELFPYADGSALVGVVGYALNSVMAAYPEFADTIRSKMTPRGLAMLESVSRQCVGQTLLDFMFRHIQPYFTEDINQLVNEEPFSTMFEDQRIGHFKPNAPVMIDSNRYDPLVPWTAANQLGRDWCAQGADVEFRTNEEPPFLNKLVINHALPMLVDGEPAMQWIAARFNGEPTTPNCGQF from the coding sequence ATGCGTCGGGCCGGGGGAGTTTTCGCAGCACTGCTGGTAATTGCTTCAGCGCTCGTGGGAGTCGGAAATGCGCGCGCCGACGGCGGGGACGAACCGCGGTACGCGGACTTCTACACCCCGCCGGATCCGCTGCCGCCCGGCCAGCCGGGCGATGTGATCCGTACCGAGCCGTCGCGGCTGGTGCTCGAGCCGTCCGGCCAGCTGGGTGCGATCATGGCCACCGGTACCCGGATCATGTACCGCAGCACCGATACTCGCGGTAACCCGATCGCGGTGACCGGCACCTACTTCGAGCCGTACAACGCCTGGCCGGGCAGCGGTCCGCGACCCTTGATCAGCTATGCACCCGGCACCCAGGGCCAGGGCAATCAATGCGCCCCGTCGCGAATGTTCAACCAGGGCATCCACTATTCGGGCGGCTGGGACATCATGTTCAACTACGAGGAATTGTTCGTCGCCACCATGGTCGCGCGTGGCTTCGCGATCGTGATGACCGACTACGAAGGCCTGGGCACCCCGTCCATGCACACCTATGTGGGTCGGGTGGCCGAGGGGCAGGCGGTGCTCGACGCCGCCCGCGCGGCCATGAAGCTACCTGACACGTCGCTGGATCCCCGTGGGCCGGTGGCGTTTTGGGGTTACTCGCAGGGCGGCGGCGCGACCGCGTCGGCGGCCGAGTTGGCGTCGGCCTATGCCCCCGATCTCCACATCGTGGGCACCTACGCCGGGGCGCCGCCGGCCAACCTCAAGGAGCTGTTTCCGTACGCGGACGGCAGCGCCCTGGTCGGTGTCGTCGGGTACGCACTCAACAGCGTCATGGCGGCCTATCCGGAGTTCGCCGACACCATCCGGTCCAAGATGACCCCCCGCGGGCTGGCGATGCTCGAATCCGTCTCGCGCCAGTGCGTCGGACAAACCCTGCTGGACTTCATGTTTCGTCATATCCAGCCCTATTTCACCGAAGACATCAATCAACTGGTCAACGAGGAACCATTCAGCACCATGTTCGAGGACCAGCGGATCGGACACTTCAAACCCAATGCGCCGGTGATGATCGACAGCAATCGCTATGACCCGCTAGTGCCGTGGACCGCGGCCAATCAGCTCGGCCGCGACTGGTGCGCCCAGGGCGCCGACGTGGAATTCCGCACCAACGAAGAGCCGCCCTTCCTCAACAAGCTCGTCATCAATCACGCGCTGCCCATGCTCGTCGACGGCGAACCGGCCATGCAGTGGATCGCCGCCCGCTTCAACGGCGAGCCCACCACACCGAACTGCGGTCAGTTTTAA
- a CDS encoding polysaccharide deacetylase family protein, producing the protein MNRRQFLGSLAASVVAGVGAARLIVDPQPRTFAQAPTDLVPTSGPTAPQALLPPPPPSARIPLPGGGALMKIPGEGDLLALTVDDGVNSDVVRAYTQFAKDTGVRLTYFVNGVYDSWTENKEMLRPLVDSGQIQLGNHTWSHPDLTTLTKEKVAEQLARNDEFLKNTYGIGAKPYWRPPYAKRNAAVDAVAADLGYKVPTLWSGSLSDSTLITEEYIVQMADQYFTPQAIVIGHLNHLPVTHVYPQLVDIIRDRNLRTVTLNDVFVKTP; encoded by the coding sequence ATGAACCGCCGTCAGTTCCTCGGATCGCTCGCCGCGTCAGTCGTCGCCGGCGTGGGCGCTGCGCGGCTCATTGTCGACCCGCAGCCGCGAACGTTCGCCCAAGCACCGACCGATTTGGTGCCGACCTCCGGCCCCACCGCGCCACAGGCCCTGTTGCCGCCCCCGCCGCCGAGCGCCCGCATCCCGCTGCCCGGCGGTGGCGCCCTGATGAAGATCCCCGGTGAAGGCGACCTGCTTGCGCTGACCGTCGACGACGGCGTCAACAGCGACGTGGTGCGGGCCTACACGCAGTTCGCCAAGGACACCGGCGTGCGGCTGACCTATTTCGTCAACGGGGTCTACGACTCGTGGACCGAGAACAAGGAAATGCTGCGTCCGCTGGTCGACAGCGGCCAGATCCAGCTCGGCAACCACACCTGGTCACACCCGGACCTGACGACGCTGACGAAAGAGAAAGTCGCCGAGCAGCTCGCCCGCAACGACGAATTCCTCAAGAACACGTACGGCATCGGCGCGAAGCCGTACTGGCGGCCGCCCTACGCGAAGCGCAACGCCGCCGTGGACGCGGTGGCCGCCGACCTCGGGTACAAGGTCCCTACGTTGTGGTCGGGCTCGCTGTCGGATTCGACGTTGATCACCGAGGAGTACATCGTCCAGATGGCCGATCAGTACTTCACGCCGCAGGCCATCGTCATCGGGCACCTCAACCATCTGCCGGTGACGCATGTCTATCCGCAACTCGTCGACATCATCCGCGACCGCAACCTGCGCACCGTCACCCTCAACGACGTATTCGTCAAAACGCCGTAG
- a CDS encoding FAD-binding oxidoreductase: MSLAIENDGLRARVSGEVILPGDPGYDEARAVHNGMIDKRPAVIARCESAADVAAALEFARDRNLVVAVRGGGHNGPGFGTVDGGLVIDLSPMNRVDVDAERRTARVQGGATWAEVDAATHAHGLAVPSGIISSTGVGGLTLGGGHGYLSRKYGLTIDNLVEAELVLADGSVARASETEHPDLFWGLRGGGGNFGVVTSFTFRLHPVHTVICGPTAWPASATADILSWYREFVPAQDEDLYGFFAAMTVPPVAPFPEAFHLQKACAVVWCYTGDPAGAEEAFAPVHQMQPAFDGLGTAPFPVLNSTFDALYPKGLQWYWRGDFFRTLDDGAVAAHARFTEELPTMHSTMHLYPIDGAVHRVGQTETALSYRDVNFSQVIAGVDPDPANAELLKRWAVDYWAATHPYSAGGAYVNFMMDEGQDRVRATYGPNYRRLTEIKAQYDPGNVFRINQNIRPAG, encoded by the coding sequence ATGAGCCTGGCAATCGAGAACGACGGGCTACGGGCCCGGGTGAGCGGCGAGGTGATCCTGCCCGGCGACCCGGGGTACGACGAGGCCCGCGCGGTGCACAACGGCATGATCGACAAGCGGCCGGCGGTGATCGCCCGCTGTGAATCCGCCGCGGATGTCGCGGCAGCCCTTGAATTCGCGCGCGATCGCAACTTGGTGGTCGCCGTGCGCGGGGGCGGTCACAACGGCCCCGGCTTCGGCACGGTCGACGGAGGCTTGGTCATCGACCTGTCGCCGATGAACCGGGTCGACGTGGACGCCGAGCGGCGCACCGCCCGGGTGCAAGGCGGCGCGACCTGGGCTGAAGTGGACGCCGCGACGCACGCACACGGGTTGGCGGTGCCGTCCGGCATCATCTCCTCCACCGGAGTAGGTGGCCTCACCCTCGGCGGCGGCCACGGCTACCTGTCACGCAAATACGGCCTGACAATCGACAATTTGGTGGAGGCCGAGCTGGTGCTGGCCGACGGAAGCGTGGCGCGGGCGTCCGAAACCGAGCACCCCGACCTGTTCTGGGGACTGCGCGGCGGCGGCGGAAACTTCGGCGTCGTAACGTCTTTCACGTTCCGACTGCATCCGGTGCACACCGTGATCTGCGGTCCCACCGCCTGGCCCGCGTCGGCCACCGCCGACATCCTCAGCTGGTATCGGGAGTTCGTCCCGGCTCAGGACGAGGATCTCTACGGATTCTTCGCGGCCATGACCGTCCCGCCGGTGGCGCCGTTCCCCGAGGCGTTCCACCTGCAGAAGGCCTGCGCCGTGGTCTGGTGCTACACAGGCGATCCCGCCGGCGCCGAGGAGGCGTTCGCGCCCGTCCACCAGATGCAACCCGCATTCGACGGCCTGGGTACCGCGCCCTTCCCCGTCCTGAATTCCACCTTCGATGCCCTGTATCCCAAAGGGCTGCAATGGTATTGGCGCGGCGACTTCTTCCGTACCCTCGACGACGGGGCGGTGGCGGCGCACGCCCGTTTCACCGAGGAACTGCCGACCATGCACTCCACGATGCACCTGTACCCGATCGACGGCGCCGTGCACCGGGTCGGACAGACCGAGACGGCCTTATCCTACCGGGACGTCAACTTCTCGCAAGTCATCGCGGGGGTGGACCCGGACCCGGCGAACGCGGAACTGTTGAAGCGCTGGGCCGTCGACTACTGGGCCGCCACCCATCCGTACTCGGCCGGCGGCGCCTACGTGAACTTCATGATGGACGAGGGCCAGGACCGCGTCCGGGCGACCTACGGCCCGAATTACCGGCGGCTCACCGAGATCAAGGCGCAATACGATCCGGGCAACGTGTTCCGCATCAACCAGAACATCCGGCCCGCCGGGTAA
- a CDS encoding alpha/beta hydrolase: MDQFFGRLSLLHGWFPPTVQGLALLVLIIAIQWRARRWLKRVLPVALIAAVGVTLLARWYVTSLGVAGDPAPTTLWLWIAMSGLATAVFLVGWRGIRWWRRGVAVLAIPLCVLCAGMALNGWVGYFPTALAAWNQLTSVPLPDQIDRLRVTEMQVAGTKPTKGVVVPVDIDDNASHFPHRRELVYLPPAWFNTNPPPRLPAVMMISSAFNTPADWLGPGGAFTAIDNFAAAHHGFSPVLVFVDPTGSFDNDTECVNGTRGNAADHLTKDIEPFMVSNFGVSADRANWGVAGWSMGGTCAVDLAVMHPELFSAFVDIAGDRGPNGGSKDQTVARLFGGNHDAWAAFDPVTVMTKHGHYDGLSGWFDVPSSTEARTVAQEANPTLTASSSDPAANPEGQDAAADSLCAVGTAHGIACAVVTQPGKHDWPFAAQAFAAALPWLASTLGTPNTEPVQLPQRAAGEPH; the protein is encoded by the coding sequence TTGGACCAATTCTTCGGACGACTGTCCTTGCTGCACGGCTGGTTTCCGCCGACCGTGCAGGGACTGGCGCTGCTGGTGCTGATCATCGCGATCCAGTGGCGTGCGCGGCGCTGGCTCAAGCGGGTGCTGCCGGTGGCGTTGATCGCGGCCGTCGGGGTGACGCTGCTGGCGCGCTGGTACGTCACCTCGCTCGGGGTGGCGGGCGACCCGGCGCCGACGACGCTGTGGCTCTGGATCGCGATGAGCGGCCTGGCCACCGCGGTGTTCCTGGTGGGTTGGCGGGGGATCCGCTGGTGGCGCCGCGGGGTGGCGGTGCTTGCGATACCGCTGTGCGTGCTGTGCGCGGGCATGGCGCTGAACGGCTGGGTGGGCTACTTCCCCACCGCGCTCGCCGCCTGGAACCAATTGACGTCGGTACCGCTGCCCGACCAGATCGACCGGCTGCGGGTGACCGAGATGCAGGTCGCCGGGACCAAGCCGACCAAGGGCGTGGTGGTGCCGGTGGACATCGACGACAACGCGTCCCACTTCCCCCACCGCAGGGAACTGGTCTACCTGCCTCCCGCCTGGTTCAACACCAATCCGCCACCCCGGCTGCCGGCCGTCATGATGATCAGCTCGGCCTTCAACACCCCGGCCGACTGGCTGGGCCCCGGCGGCGCCTTCACCGCCATCGACAACTTCGCCGCCGCACATCACGGGTTCTCCCCGGTGCTGGTGTTCGTCGATCCGACCGGCTCCTTCGACAACGACACCGAGTGCGTCAACGGCACCCGCGGCAACGCCGCGGACCATCTGACCAAAGACATCGAGCCCTTCATGGTGTCGAACTTCGGCGTCAGCGCCGATCGGGCCAACTGGGGCGTCGCCGGATGGTCGATGGGCGGGACCTGCGCCGTCGACCTGGCCGTCATGCACCCCGAGCTGTTCAGCGCGTTCGTGGACATCGCCGGTGACCGCGGTCCCAACGGCGGCTCCAAGGATCAGACTGTCGCCCGACTGTTCGGCGGCAATCACGACGCTTGGGCCGCCTTCGACCCGGTCACCGTCATGACTAAGCACGGTCACTACGACGGCCTGTCGGGATGGTTCGACGTGCCTTCATCGACGGAGGCGCGCACTGTCGCGCAGGAGGCCAATCCCACCCTCACCGCGTCGAGCAGCGATCCTGCCGCCAACCCCGAAGGCCAGGACGCCGCCGCGGACTCGCTGTGTGCCGTCGGCACCGCCCACGGCATCGCCTGCGCGGTGGTCACCCAGCCGGGCAAGCACGACTGGCCGTTCGCCGCTCAGGCGTTTGCCGCGGCACTGCCCTGGCTGGCCTCGACGCTCGGCACGCCCAACACCGAACCGGTGCAGCTGCCGCAGCGGGCCGCCGGGGAACCACACTGA
- a CDS encoding TetR/AcrR family transcriptional regulator — protein sequence MLGGNGVHGVSHPKVDDQAGVPAGTTSFYFRTRKALMHAMAARLAELDVADFSMMAELAEDHATQFTGTAGLARIVMYVNSEPWLTRAKARYELALLAGRDPELAAALNESADRLYALARDVVTQWHPAGSAPDPALVDDQATATLAFINGIMLTFVAGQPAVDDPEHLDRLIRGVIAGVAEVRGV from the coding sequence CTGCTGGGCGGCAACGGCGTGCACGGCGTCAGTCACCCGAAGGTCGACGACCAGGCCGGCGTGCCGGCCGGCACCACCTCGTTCTACTTCAGGACCCGCAAGGCTCTGATGCACGCGATGGCGGCGCGACTGGCCGAACTCGACGTCGCCGACTTCTCGATGATGGCCGAACTCGCCGAGGATCACGCCACGCAGTTCACCGGCACCGCGGGCCTGGCCCGCATCGTCATGTACGTCAACAGCGAACCCTGGCTGACCCGCGCCAAGGCACGCTACGAACTCGCGCTGCTCGCCGGCCGGGACCCGGAACTCGCCGCGGCCCTCAACGAATCCGCCGACCGGCTCTACGCCCTGGCGCGCGACGTCGTCACGCAATGGCATCCCGCCGGCAGCGCACCCGATCCGGCATTGGTCGACGACCAGGCGACCGCCACCCTGGCGTTCATCAACGGCATCATGCTGACCTTCGTCGCGGGTCAGCCGGCCGTCGACGATCCCGAGCACCTGGACCGGCTGATCCGGGGCGTCATCGCGGGCGTGGCCGAGGTGCGCGGCGTCTAG
- a CDS encoding helix-turn-helix transcriptional regulator, whose product MALWVPPPLPAELIARRRGPLVGRGAELAVFEQAWERVERGNRQAVFIGGEPGAGKTRLAAEVAGTLFAHGVAVLVGGSTADEDLPYAPFAEALDRLLIAGSPGSMAEPLRNVGPQLRRLSPHVSRHLPDDGPVPDVGQPRQALFDALTGLLRRLADDRPIALILDDLHWAQLPTLALLEHVLIGCADVRVLVVVTFRTTEPDRSDDLATRLAELHRFDGVRRLDLAGLDTEAIAEFVARTQQLAPASARTAAALLRERTGGNPFFLTELVNDLEIRGGLATLSTQQTVPASIGDAIARRLAGLGTGVRAVIEQAAVLGQTFDLPALIATCETEVGATLAAIDSAEAVGLVRAVHGSDDEFAFVHALTRESVLGGMAASRLRIMHARAAEALEGRADPSLVPRLANHFLVAHVLGYHEQALRYARQTARMAEQSLAYEDAAKWFERAASLPELSLAERARLQLDAAANHVRGGSFARARAIYERIGGMDDPLMRLEAAVGYEEANWRPGQSNSKAADLLASALESCGLQADDPRYVQALGSFGRALAFAGEAARAREVGADAIERARALGDAAVLLHTLKTSLWQGLTPEMSKVQAVRAAEVSGMALSRRDYESLGAASHFHALVSYLAGRPDGLAAATADMRRAAQSCGQPAFGFVGACMEQALAYLRGDFTGAERWADIALRTGDLFGSDDTEGSNGVQMFMIRRETGDLKRFGEFIDGSETFAGRWVPGLLALYTELQCERGMSRALNQLLNRNLDDRLEDAQWPMELVFMVEAALELSHREAVHALRPFVSRYAGKNLVAGQFVALFGSADRYLARMAALCGDGAAAERHFVAALEMDRSMGSVVHISETLARQALFAASYGRTEDARHLADEARTIAGAIGQVRVVDLADSVLTTGPVGPDGLTEREVEVLRLLAEGLSNRAIGQRLFISTNTAANHVRNILIKTGAANRTQAAMYAADHELLG is encoded by the coding sequence ATGGCGCTGTGGGTGCCGCCCCCGCTCCCGGCCGAGCTGATCGCTCGTCGCCGCGGCCCGCTCGTGGGTCGCGGCGCGGAACTCGCGGTGTTCGAGCAGGCCTGGGAGCGCGTCGAACGGGGCAATCGCCAGGCGGTTTTCATCGGCGGTGAGCCCGGGGCCGGTAAGACGCGGCTGGCCGCGGAGGTGGCCGGGACGCTGTTCGCCCACGGCGTCGCGGTGCTGGTGGGGGGTTCGACCGCCGACGAGGATCTGCCCTACGCGCCGTTCGCCGAAGCGCTCGACCGGCTGCTGATCGCAGGTTCGCCGGGTTCGATGGCCGAACCGTTGCGCAACGTGGGACCGCAGCTGCGGCGCCTGTCACCACACGTGAGTCGGCATTTGCCCGACGACGGCCCGGTGCCCGATGTCGGGCAACCGCGCCAAGCCCTCTTCGACGCGTTGACCGGCTTGCTGCGGCGGCTCGCGGACGATCGACCGATCGCCTTGATCCTCGACGACCTGCACTGGGCGCAGTTGCCCACGCTCGCGCTACTCGAGCACGTGTTGATCGGCTGCGCCGACGTGCGCGTGCTGGTGGTGGTCACGTTCCGCACCACCGAGCCCGACCGGTCCGACGATCTGGCCACCCGGCTGGCCGAACTGCACCGGTTCGACGGGGTGCGGCGCCTGGACCTGGCGGGCCTGGACACCGAGGCGATCGCCGAGTTCGTGGCACGAACCCAGCAGCTGGCCCCGGCGTCGGCACGCACGGCCGCCGCCCTGCTGCGCGAGAGAACCGGCGGCAATCCGTTCTTCCTGACCGAATTGGTCAACGACCTCGAAATCCGCGGCGGCCTGGCCACATTGAGCACGCAGCAGACGGTCCCCGCATCGATCGGGGACGCCATTGCCCGCCGCCTCGCCGGGCTGGGGACCGGCGTTCGTGCGGTCATCGAGCAGGCGGCGGTGCTGGGCCAGACGTTCGACCTGCCGGCCCTCATCGCGACGTGCGAGACGGAGGTCGGTGCGACGCTGGCGGCGATCGACTCGGCCGAGGCCGTCGGGTTGGTCCGTGCGGTGCACGGCTCCGACGACGAATTCGCGTTCGTGCACGCGCTGACCCGTGAATCGGTGCTCGGCGGGATGGCGGCGTCGCGGCTGCGGATCATGCACGCGCGCGCCGCCGAGGCCCTGGAGGGACGCGCGGACCCGTCGCTCGTTCCGCGGCTGGCCAACCACTTCCTGGTGGCGCACGTCCTGGGCTACCACGAGCAGGCCTTGCGGTACGCGCGTCAGACAGCGCGGATGGCCGAACAGAGCCTGGCCTATGAGGACGCGGCGAAGTGGTTCGAGCGGGCGGCGTCGCTTCCCGAACTCAGCCTCGCCGAGCGGGCCAGGCTGCAGCTCGACGCGGCCGCCAACCACGTGCGCGGCGGCTCGTTCGCGCGGGCGCGAGCCATCTACGAACGCATCGGCGGGATGGACGACCCACTGATGCGGCTGGAGGCGGCCGTCGGCTACGAGGAGGCGAATTGGCGTCCCGGGCAGTCGAATTCGAAGGCGGCCGACCTGCTGGCGTCGGCGCTGGAATCGTGCGGGCTGCAGGCCGATGACCCCCGCTATGTGCAGGCGCTCGGCAGCTTCGGGCGGGCGCTGGCGTTCGCCGGTGAGGCGGCGCGGGCCCGCGAGGTCGGCGCCGACGCGATCGAGCGCGCGCGGGCCCTCGGCGACGCTGCGGTGCTGCTGCACACGTTGAAGACGAGCCTGTGGCAGGGCCTCACCCCGGAGATGAGCAAGGTCCAGGCGGTGCGTGCGGCCGAGGTGTCGGGGATGGCCCTGTCGCGTCGCGACTACGAGTCGTTGGGCGCCGCATCACATTTCCACGCCTTGGTCAGCTACCTCGCAGGCCGGCCCGACGGCCTGGCCGCCGCGACCGCCGACATGCGGCGGGCGGCCCAGAGCTGCGGTCAACCTGCCTTCGGCTTTGTCGGCGCGTGCATGGAGCAGGCGCTCGCCTACCTGCGCGGCGACTTCACCGGCGCCGAACGGTGGGCCGACATCGCCCTGCGCACAGGCGATTTGTTCGGCAGCGACGACACCGAGGGCTCGAACGGTGTCCAGATGTTCATGATCCGCCGCGAGACCGGCGATCTGAAGAGATTCGGCGAGTTTATCGACGGCAGTGAGACATTCGCCGGCCGCTGGGTGCCCGGCCTGCTTGCCCTCTACACCGAGCTGCAGTGCGAACGCGGCATGAGCCGCGCGTTGAATCAGTTGCTCAACCGCAACCTCGACGACCGCCTCGAGGACGCGCAATGGCCGATGGAGCTGGTGTTCATGGTGGAGGCGGCGTTGGAGCTGTCCCACCGCGAAGCGGTGCACGCGCTGCGCCCGTTCGTCTCGCGTTATGCCGGAAAGAATTTGGTGGCCGGCCAGTTCGTTGCGTTGTTCGGCAGCGCCGACCGGTATCTGGCGCGGATGGCGGCGCTCTGCGGGGACGGCGCTGCCGCCGAGCGGCACTTCGTCGCCGCGCTCGAAATGGACCGCAGCATGGGCTCGGTGGTCCATATCAGCGAGACGCTGGCCCGCCAGGCGTTGTTCGCGGCGTCGTACGGTCGCACCGAGGACGCCCGGCACCTGGCCGACGAGGCGCGCACCATCGCCGGTGCGATCGGGCAGGTCCGCGTCGTCGACCTGGCGGACTCGGTGCTGACCACCGGTCCCGTGGGCCCGGACGGCCTGACCGAACGGGAGGTCGAGGTGCTGCGGTTGCTCGCAGAGGGGTTGAGCAATCGCGCCATCGGCCAACGCCTTTTCATCAGCACCAACACCGCCGCCAACCACGTGCGCAACATCCTGATCAAGACGGGCGCCGCGAACCGAACGCAGGCGGCGATGTATGCCGCCGATCACGAGCTACTCGGGTAG
- a CDS encoding TetR/AcrR family transcriptional regulator, translating into MAVHRGLTADQRREQRRGQLIEAAFDTIAQHGVGNLRVRAVSARAGLNDRYFYESFRDCHELLIATFEDQFNRALTGIMATVAESPPELKRRVQAVLEFAFAFIDGDPRRPRLLIELQTAEALVDRRHEVIDVLTQVMIGQVRALLGEAAGTDDNVMMTALTVVGGLLELTTQWYRDQISVSRPQLIEFMTALVVTTTDITGALERQLAPRSRAGRRKNL; encoded by the coding sequence ATGGCAGTACATCGCGGCCTGACCGCGGATCAGCGACGTGAGCAACGCCGCGGGCAGCTCATCGAGGCCGCCTTCGACACCATCGCCCAGCACGGGGTGGGCAACCTCCGGGTGCGGGCCGTCAGTGCGCGGGCCGGGCTCAACGACCGCTATTTCTACGAGAGCTTCCGCGACTGCCACGAATTGTTGATCGCAACTTTCGAGGACCAGTTCAACCGCGCGTTGACGGGCATCATGGCAACCGTCGCGGAGTCACCACCCGAACTCAAGCGCCGCGTTCAGGCCGTCCTCGAGTTCGCGTTCGCCTTCATCGACGGGGACCCGCGGCGCCCCCGGCTTTTGATAGAGCTGCAAACGGCCGAAGCGCTGGTCGACCGCCGGCACGAGGTCATCGACGTCCTCACCCAGGTCATGATCGGGCAGGTGCGCGCGCTGCTCGGTGAGGCCGCAGGGACCGACGACAACGTCATGATGACCGCCCTGACGGTCGTCGGCGGCCTGCTCGAGTTGACCACCCAGTGGTACCGCGACCAGATCAGCGTCAGCCGACCGCAGCTCATCGAGTTCATGACCGCCCTGGTCGTGACCACCACCGACATCACCGGCGCGCTTGAACGCCAACTCGCGCCCCGCAGCCGCGCCGGGCGCCGCAAAAATCTCTAG
- a CDS encoding DUF4242 domain-containing protein, translated as MPIFMVERNFAEELEPGLEIADGINRINDQEGVRWMYSFLSADKRKTYCLYEAPSPEAIRTAAARAGLPADAIVEVKDRLMPDGALSDI; from the coding sequence GTGCCCATCTTCATGGTCGAGCGCAACTTTGCCGAGGAACTGGAACCCGGCCTCGAGATCGCCGACGGTATCAACCGGATCAACGACCAGGAGGGCGTTCGCTGGATGTACTCGTTCCTGTCGGCGGACAAACGGAAGACCTACTGCCTGTACGAGGCGCCGTCGCCCGAGGCCATCAGAACCGCGGCAGCGCGTGCCGGCCTGCCGGCCGACGCGATCGTCGAGGTGAAGGACCGGCTCATGCCGGACGGGGCCCTGTCCGACATCTAA